One window of Bacteroidales bacterium genomic DNA carries:
- the ybeY gene encoding rRNA maturation RNase YbeY, with protein MIYFHNEEIELPKINKSKIKKWIIKVIDDEGCKTGDINIIFVSDNYLNEINKKYLLKNYLTDIITFNYNVNRLISGDIYISLERVTENAKTFCVEFYNELLRIIIHGILHLLKYDDKNKKSKIEMTEMENLYIEKYYKQ; from the coding sequence GTGATCTATTTTCATAATGAGGAAATAGAACTTCCCAAAATAAATAAATCAAAAATAAAAAAGTGGATAATTAAAGTTATTGATGATGAAGGTTGTAAAACCGGAGATATTAATATTATTTTTGTTTCTGATAATTACCTTAATGAAATAAATAAAAAATACCTTTTAAAGAATTATTTAACAGATATAATTACTTTCAATTATAATGTAAATAGACTTATTTCAGGCGATATATACATTAGTTTGGAAAGAGTGACAGAAAATGCAAAAACATTCTGTGTAGAATTTTATAATGAATTGTTACGAATTATTATTCATGGAATATTACACCTGTTAAAATATGATGATAAGAATAAAAAATCAAAAATAGAAATGACCGAAATGGAAAATTTATATATTGAAAAATATTATAAACAATAA